One stretch of Pigmentiphaga aceris DNA includes these proteins:
- a CDS encoding DUF4401 domain-containing protein, which yields MHEKSPETAIEATLEATREAAHARDLALWQRLHAAGLVKSPSMPDPRSETPWFLRAITGAAAWLAALLLTIALGFMMFDSFSKMPETGFAAVGAMIALSAGVCMRANLGTFLLQGLTALSLAGQLIVACGLVLFHETSTERALAGGTAVFVLALVLYLLNRVSLHRFICGVAMAFSLYFMLGGNPVNSLFDGNGMMVVSVLLPLVLNCVAIGLWLASRPVGAHPGLAPLTWAFTLCATAIPMMGVYYDFELMTLTRGVLLFSSAMPALFAALLMWPKRALVSRKMMVAVPVVLLVLSPFWQGMPGIAMAVMWMLGGFALARPLLMAFGLACLPVYLVRNIYLTDLTLLDKAVWLGGAGVFMLLLWAIWQAAISHRTRQAVGVAHANPESAS from the coding sequence AAGTCACCCTCCATGCCCGACCCGCGTTCGGAAACCCCGTGGTTTCTGCGCGCCATCACCGGTGCGGCGGCCTGGTTGGCGGCCTTGCTGCTGACCATTGCCCTCGGTTTCATGATGTTCGATAGCTTCAGCAAGATGCCGGAAACCGGCTTTGCCGCCGTCGGGGCCATGATCGCCCTGAGTGCAGGCGTATGCATGCGGGCAAACCTGGGCACCTTCCTTCTTCAAGGCCTGACGGCCCTGAGCCTGGCAGGACAGTTGATCGTGGCCTGCGGGCTGGTTCTGTTCCACGAGACCTCGACGGAACGCGCGCTTGCCGGCGGCACTGCCGTCTTCGTGCTGGCACTGGTGCTGTACCTGCTGAACCGGGTGAGCTTGCATCGCTTCATCTGCGGCGTTGCGATGGCTTTCTCGCTGTACTTCATGCTTGGCGGCAACCCGGTCAATAGCTTGTTCGACGGCAACGGCATGATGGTCGTCTCGGTCTTGCTGCCGCTGGTACTGAACTGCGTGGCCATCGGCCTGTGGCTGGCATCGCGTCCTGTCGGCGCACATCCAGGGCTGGCACCGCTGACCTGGGCCTTCACCTTGTGCGCCACGGCCATACCCATGATGGGCGTCTACTATGACTTTGAGCTCATGACGCTGACCAGGGGTGTGCTGCTCTTCAGTAGCGCCATGCCTGCACTGTTTGCCGCCTTGCTGATGTGGCCCAAGCGCGCTTTGGTCAGCCGCAAGATGATGGTGGCAGTGCCCGTGGTGCTGCTGGTGCTGTCGCCCTTCTGGCAGGGTATGCCGGGCATCGCGATGGCCGTCATGTGGATGCTGGGTGGCTTTGCGCTGGCTCGCCCGCTGCTGATGGCTTTCGGCCTGGCTTGCCTGCCGGTCTACCTGGTGCGCAACATTTATCTGACGGATCTGACCCTGCTGGACAAGGCCGTGTGGCTTGGCGGCGCGGGGGTCTTCATGCTGTTGCTGTGGGCCATCTGGCAGGCGGCCATCAGCCACCGCACACGGCAGGCTGTCGGTGTGGCGCACGCGAACCCGGAGTCTGCATCATGA
- a CDS encoding GDYXXLXY domain-containing protein — translation MKRAAILLLGVLATLVGVNMTVWSFEKLRTDGSVVYLELAPKDPRSLMQGDYMALRLDIASTVRDALTEMEYVKQDGDDAADLNAKSVMRSNADAQPATGVVASAPMRSGFVIVQPDQKNIGRFVRVQADVSSLADKQFALPFRRSPQGVQVVTSDFFFAEGRAHDFDAARYGEFRVDTKGRAVLTGLLDENMKPL, via the coding sequence ATGAAGCGCGCGGCAATCCTGTTGCTGGGTGTGTTGGCCACGCTGGTGGGCGTCAACATGACGGTGTGGTCTTTCGAGAAGCTGCGCACCGATGGCAGCGTGGTCTATCTGGAACTTGCGCCCAAGGACCCACGCTCGCTGATGCAAGGCGACTACATGGCATTGCGCCTGGACATCGCAAGCACGGTGCGTGATGCGCTCACCGAGATGGAATACGTCAAACAAGACGGGGACGACGCCGCTGACCTCAATGCGAAATCAGTAATGCGTAGCAACGCAGACGCCCAACCGGCCACCGGCGTAGTGGCAAGCGCTCCAATGCGTTCGGGTTTCGTGATCGTGCAGCCCGACCAGAAAAACATCGGCCGCTTCGTGCGTGTGCAGGCCGACGTGTCGTCACTGGCCGACAAACAGTTTGCGCTGCCGTTCCGACGCAGCCCGCAAGGGGTTCAGGTCGTGACCTCGGACTTCTTCTTCGCCGAGGGCCGGGCCCATGACTTCGATGCCGCCAGATACGGCGAATTCCGGGTCGATACCAAGGGGCGAGCCGTTTTGACTGGCTTGCTGGACGAGAACATGAAGCCTTTGTAA
- a CDS encoding DEAD/DEAH box helicase, which translates to MTDLATSTDIAATDAAPESAASFEEFGLHPNLLTAIAATGYTKPTPIQSQAIPVIINGRDVMGAAQTGTGKTAAFTLPILHRLMATANTSASPARHPVRALILAPTRELADQVAENVKRYSKFSPLRAAVVFGGVDIGPQREAVRRGCEVLIATPGRLLDHIEQKNVNLSQVSTFVLDEADRMLDMGFLPDLERIIRLLPKQRQNLLFSATFSNDIRKLARTYLTEPVEIETAKRNAIADTLTQVAYQMDSESKRAAVVHLVKSRGLKQVIVFSNTKIGTARLARLLEKDGVKAESIHGDKTQADRMKALEAFKAGELEVLVATDVAARGLDVAGVPCVINYDLPYNAEDYVHRIGRTGRAGAKGEAIALFTAEEERFLLDVEKLIKTTIPRGVLDIPASITEVRTRTERPDRAARAPRSSERGASSDMGRSASPAGGERGSDRGSDRSSDRGADRAASRSPRDSRSSGSASRSRYDSRPPVIDDFFLKPYEPSVSASTATPEPENTYSRPAPRRQVGALLGGGKKI; encoded by the coding sequence ATGACCGACCTCGCAACTTCTACTGATATTGCCGCGACTGATGCGGCGCCCGAGTCCGCCGCCAGCTTCGAAGAGTTCGGGCTGCACCCGAACCTGCTGACCGCCATCGCCGCCACGGGCTACACCAAGCCGACGCCGATCCAGTCTCAGGCAATTCCCGTGATCATCAACGGGCGCGACGTCATGGGTGCCGCGCAAACCGGCACCGGCAAGACCGCAGCGTTCACGCTGCCGATCCTGCACCGCCTGATGGCCACGGCCAACACCAGCGCGTCGCCCGCACGTCACCCGGTACGCGCGCTGATCCTGGCGCCGACCCGCGAGCTGGCCGACCAGGTCGCCGAAAACGTCAAGCGCTACAGCAAGTTCTCGCCGCTGCGTGCCGCCGTGGTGTTCGGCGGTGTAGACATCGGCCCGCAGCGCGAAGCCGTGCGTCGCGGCTGTGAGGTGTTGATCGCTACGCCCGGTCGCCTGCTGGACCACATCGAACAGAAGAACGTGAACCTGAGCCAGGTCAGCACCTTTGTGCTGGACGAGGCCGATCGCATGCTGGACATGGGCTTCCTGCCCGACCTGGAACGCATCATTCGGCTGCTGCCCAAGCAGCGTCAGAACCTGCTGTTCTCGGCCACGTTCAGCAACGACATTCGCAAGCTGGCACGTACTTACTTGACCGAACCGGTCGAGATCGAGACCGCCAAGCGCAATGCGATTGCCGATACGCTGACCCAGGTTGCGTACCAGATGGACAGCGAATCCAAGCGCGCTGCCGTGGTGCATCTGGTGAAGTCGCGCGGCCTGAAGCAGGTCATCGTGTTCTCGAACACCAAGATCGGCACGGCACGCCTGGCGCGTCTGCTGGAAAAGGACGGCGTGAAAGCCGAATCCATCCACGGTGACAAGACCCAGGCCGACCGTATGAAGGCACTGGAAGCGTTCAAGGCCGGCGAGCTGGAAGTGCTGGTGGCAACCGACGTTGCCGCACGGGGTCTGGACGTGGCGGGCGTTCCTTGCGTCATCAATTACGACCTGCCGTACAACGCGGAAGATTACGTTCACCGTATCGGTCGTACGGGCCGTGCGGGTGCCAAGGGTGAGGCGATTGCCTTGTTCACGGCCGAGGAAGAGCGTTTCCTGCTGGACGTGGAAAAGCTGATCAAGACGACGATTCCGCGTGGGGTGCTGGACATTCCGGCATCGATCACCGAAGTGCGCACGCGTACCGAGCGCCCGGATCGTGCGGCGCGTGCACCGCGCAGCAGTGAGCGTGGCGCGTCGTCGGATATGGGTCGCAGCGCATCGCCCGCTGGTGGCGAGCGTGGTTCGGACCGTGGTTCTGATCGTTCCTCCGATCGTGGTGCTGATCGTGCAGCATCGCGTTCGCCGCGTGATTCGCGTAGCAGCGGGTCGGCGTCGCGTTCCCGTTACGACTCGCGTCCGCCGGTGATCGATGACTTCTTCCTGAAGCCGTACGAGCCGTCGGTGTCTGCTTCTACCGCAACGCCGGAACCGGAAAATACCTACTCGCGGCCGGCACCGCGTCGCCAGGTAGGCGCGCTGCTGGGCGGCGGCAAGAAGATCTGA